The Camelus dromedarius isolate mCamDro1 chromosome 1, mCamDro1.pat, whole genome shotgun sequence genome has a window encoding:
- the LOC105092113 gene encoding small ribosomal subunit protein eS21-like: MQNDAGEFVDLYVPWKCSASNRIIGAKDHASIQMNVAEADKVTGRFNGQFKTYTICGAIRRMGESDGSILRVAKADGIVSKNF, from the coding sequence ATGCAGAACGACGCCGGCGAGTTCGTGGACCTGTACGTGCCCTGGAAATGCTCTGCCAGCAATCGCATCATCGGCGCCAAGGACCACGCGTCCATCCAGATGAACGTGGCCGAAGCTGACAAGGTGACAGGCAGGTTCAACGGTCAGTTTAAAACCTATACTATCTGCGGGGCCATTCGCAGGATGGGAGAGTCGGATGGCTCCATTCTCCGAGTGGCCAAGGCCGATGGCATCGTCTCAAAGAATTTCTGA